GGTGTGAGGAGGGAAGagcagtgtttggtgtgtttgggaGGAGAACACAATACCTCAAATCCACAAACTGAACCCAATAAGACCAACTCAACGTGCAGTAGCCCAAAAAACCAAGATCAAGAGGAACCCGAAAAGTAGAGATTGCACCTCAAACTCTTGGGGAAACTTGGGAAATCAGGCCTGCATGAGCTGGTGAGACCCAGCTGGTtatttgttcttatttttcGCAATGCATTGCTAAGGACTTGCTCTTTTTGgtaaatgatttttgtttttgtttgtttttttggccttcTGGACTTCTGGTATTTGGTTGGGCTTTGGAAGAACTGGGGAAGGGGGATGTAAAGATTGTAAATATTGCTTGTTTGTGGGtattgtttgtgcttgtttgttgatATTGTTTGCGTGAGGTGGTTTTGGTTTGCGCTTGTTTTTCGTCATTTGCTAATCGCCTTTTGCACAATATTGTTTTGCTGGGGTGGAAAAAATTGTCTTGGTGTTGATTGTAGCTTATGGTTGCCTATACAAGTCCTAACAGTGTATCAGAACAGTGTATTATCATCGAAAATTTAGTGTAACATCTAACTGATAAAAGAGTCAGGGGAAGCGTTACAGATTCACAATGTAAGGCTCCCCCGCCAAATTAACGGAGCAGTTACAAGTCTTTAAGCTCGAGTCTGAGTCAAGTCTGAGGTTTCTGAGGGTCAAGCCCTgccaagtctcaagtctttggtTACAAGTCCAAGTCTCAACTCTCCGGGACAGTTTCACCTGAACGACAGTATTGTTTAAAGGATTTTACACTGCCTTGCTCGTATATCATGATGATTTATAAAGTTAGGATTCTCAACCAAAGACAGAGGTTGATTGCATGAAATGATGAGGTCCTTTAATGTGGGCTCTGTGATGGCTGGGAACACGGTGTCTGTTTACTTGCACTCCATCAGTCTGTGTCATGAAAAAACTCAATGCTGCTTTGTCCTTCTGATCTGCCACAGGACACGCTACCTTCGGTTTTTCTGAATTCTCTGAGTCtgcagagaaacagggagactTCATTTGGATGTTTTACTGAATTCTCTCTGAGAAACAAGGAGACCCCATTTGGAAGTTTCACTGAATTCTCCCTGAGAAACAGGGAGACTTCATTTGGAAGTTTCACTGAACTCTCTGAGAAACAGGGAGACTTCGTTTAGATGTTTCACTGAATTTTCTCTGACAAACAGGGAGACTTTGTTTGGATGTTTCACTGAATTCTCTCTGAGGAACAGGGAGATTTCATCTGGATGTGTCACTGAATTCTCTCTGAGGAACAGGGAGACTTTGTTTGGATATTCACTGAATTCTCTCTGAGGATGCAGAGTGTTGGTTGGATGCATAAATTAGCCCAGTGAATGGGACAGTTTCAGAACCATCACAGGTAATGCTTATATAATCTCCAAGTCTTGTGCTGGTAGAATCCCCCATTTCTCACAGGGTAAGGACCAGTATAGTTAATCATATCCACACAAACAATAGTGCCTTTATTTGTCATACCACccagtgatgtgtctgtgtgaacagtgcCACTGCCTGCAACTTGTCAGTATTAACACTGACAAACTGAGTGAttttatgagagagaaaaaaataagatgCTTAGTTTACCTGTGTAAAGaaacacactttttaaaaagacgcCTGTTTGCATTGAATAATCACTGGTCTAAGAAAAGAGTTGCTCTGATTGTAATCTGTTATGTTTTGATGTGATAATTAATGGACCATTTGataattattaaataattttaataTTAATCAATTCACATTTAATAGCAATAATTATCAAGATTTTCCCATAATCTTGACTCATCCTCtgtaagttcaagttcaagttcaagtttatttagagcccaatatcactgtttacagtctcaaggggctttacaggccacaacagtcaaatcaaaatatgacggcaccccctgacttaagtCTGTAAGTCTGCGCTGATCATTTACACTGTACTGGGCTGCGGGTGGTGATCTGTCACACGTTTGGGGGGTGTAGTTTGatacaacactaacaccacagtCATGAAGTCAAACATGCAATCTCATCAACAATGTACATTTCAGTTTGCAAACAATCCTTCATTTCACATTATATATCACATCACATGCCAGTTTGCTCTGTTTGAAGTCCAAAAAAGTTTGGCTCATCCACTGGCCAAATAAAGACACTGTCGATGAACCTGGTTGCGGCCAGAAATTTAGAGGGTTAATTGCTACTTAATTAATACTTTGTTGCTATTGTAAGCTGGCATCATAAACATTTCAGATGCTCTGAATCAGATACCTGGTAATCACCAAAATGGAAGGGTGTTAAAGAGGATGGTCAACAACAAATACGTTCAAAAATGCAAAGATGTCTGCAAAAGTGATAATAACTTGATCTACAGTTTTTCCACTGGTGGAAGAACAGATAGACCTGTCAGAGGTGTATAGATGGAAGAGGTGGGGAACATGTAATCTGAGGAGGCAGTTAAACTGACTGATAAATCTCgtctgccctctagtggcttACACGCCAACAGAACACACAGGTGCTACAAATCGTCGTGGGAATATATTTCTTATGAAATCATGTCAGTACAAACATATCTGTAGATGAGAGTTGATTAAAAATCCTCTTTATAAGACAGCAAGCAGTAACAAGATGAGCTATAAGTGTTGCCTTATGCCAAACAAGTTTAGGGCTTTAAGACACAAGTAGGTACAATAATATCTGGATTATAAATTTTAGTCAGTTAGTTTGGAAATATACATAAAAAGTCTGAACTTGAATTTACAGTTTTCACATTAAAGCAATATACTGCACTATTCTGATTTCACATTCAAGCAATATACTGCACTATTCTGACGGCAGAGCCATTTGACTGGTTTTCATTGGTTTGCAATCTCAGTGATCAGTGTATTAGGTAAACCACTCTACTGATACACTTCATGTACTGTTCCAGCAGGTGGATCATGTGACCATGGCTTGACACAGAAAGCACACAGATATAGAGGAGATAAAACATTCTTATGCcaattcattatttttatttatatacttGTATTCCTTACAGAAATCCAGAGTAGTGCTCTAACCTGTCATGTATGAGGGAGAGACAAGATGGTACTCTCCGGGACACACTGTGTGGTAGCACTGGCCTAagtatgtgaaaatatttcagtggaTGAAGACAACAGGGAGTTGACTAAATTTCCATCACTTTCAAGactaagaaaaaaattaaaagcagaTCTTACTGGTCATTGTAACAAACTGTTGTCTGAGACCAGTAGAACACATCCACTTTATCAAAATGCCTACATTGAAACTACACTCACTGGACACTAAGAGGTATACCTTCCTTAAAGGTACACTGTACAGGTGAACAGGTACAGACAGTAAACCGTCAGTTATCAGTTTGTCACTCTACTCTACTCGCCACTCTACTCTGCTTATCAGTGGCCAGTTTCCTGCCCCAGGACTGCTGTTGATGGTACACTATTTGGGTGGCAAACCATTTCCAACGTTCTAAAAGTGATGACCTCAGTTTTTCaaaattgtgtctgtgtggaatcTCAGAGTATAACAGAGCATTGTGTAGTGTTAAAATCCCTTTCAGTGTGGTTGCCACAAACCACTTGAGAAATTCTACATTAGTTCCAAAAAATGTGTGTTACTGACTTTCTTGGGGAGATTATCTGCCCTTAGTAAACCATAAAGAGTTACACTATGCATATATGTAAAATATCTTGTTTAGGAGCTGTGAAATATCTAATACTGTAATAATGTGCTTTTTCTGGCAGGTGTCAGGACATTTAAAGGATTATAAAATACCTAACAATGTTTATTATGTGATGCGTGGAGGCAGTGGGGGTTTGAACTTGGTGTAGGAGACTTGTCAGAAGAAACCTGAGGTATGTAAATACAAAACCATTACCTAAAGGGTTCAATGTGGTCACATGACTTAAAATAGCAGAGAACCACACCTGTGTCAGCATGAGCACGTCTTttttataatcacacacacacacacacacacacacgaaataaAGCAATTCCTGTCGACAGCTTTTATCACAAAACAGGTTTAATttaatctctcttttatttcttaaaataattaaacatttgtatttgtccaacccttttgttttttaagtaaTCATTTCACAGGTGGGCCATTCTAAAGCGCGTTAATTCTGTAAGGGGTTTGCTGCAGCAGAGTTCTTTGCCGTCTCATCATCCTcgctcttcatctctctgtcctcagccCCACCACTGGCCCTACTCCCCACACCCCGGAACTCTCCggaacaacaacgacaaaaaaacccactctgaTCAGAACAATTTGATTacgaaaaaaaagtgaaaattgaaaaaacaaaaacaaatacaaacaaacaaaaggactggtgaaaaagaaaaacgctgtAGTAAAAACCAGGAGTTTGTGTTCCTTAATACCACTTCATTGACCGGGACTAGCCAACCGTTCCTACGAAAATAGACACTACGGCTTTTGATAGAGACAAGATATTGATGTACTGCATTCAGTTACAATACACAGGTATGTAAAAATGACAGGAGCTTGTGTCACACAGAATGTCTGGGAAAGTCCCCTGAactgtcctgtttgtttgtttgtttctgagtggCTGGACCAGGACTCTGGTGCTGTTCTGATGGGTTTTTGAGTGTTTGGGAGGGTCTCCTGTTTGTGCCAGGGTCAGACTGGTACCTCTTGGTGTTGTATAAAGATATGCAAAAATCCAAACCAAGACTGAACCAAATCTAATGAGCCACTGAACACAGAAACCACCAAATACAAGAACTGAAGCTTACACTTATGTCCATCAGTGtggtgcgtgtgttttttttttttggaagtggaGCTAATGAGACTtgctgtatgcgtgtgtacCAACACTTTCCATTTCCTTTCCCTCTGCTACTTAGACTTCCTTGCTTCTTCAGGTTTTATTAGCATTGTACCACAATGAGAATTTAAATGGGAGACATTCACAGTGAGGGATGAGTCTTGCTCTCCTCATGCTAGGGGTCCAGAACAGACCCTCCATTTTTGGGCACCAGAGGAACCAGCGAGGGGACAAAAGCACCCACAGTTCAATCATTCCACTCATAGGATGAAAACACCACAccagagagtgaaggagaaagaacaaaagacaggagagagcagGCAACTGAGGACAGTCTTGGGTGGACTTGGGACGAAGGGCCTTCTCCTACAGGAGGAGGTatggaggggagaggagaggggaaaatagtctattttttttgtttgtttgtttgttgtttctccATAGTAGTAGTTCATTTCAAGTCCACTCAATGTCCAGACAAAgttctctttttgtcatttttttcgtccttttttttgatattttctttGCAGCGTAATatttttaagggaaaaaaaagagaaataaaagttaTTTACAGTGCTGTTGAAATAATGAAACAGACGTGAATCTACTTTTAAAGTAAGTCGCACAATacagaaaggaggaaaaaaaacaacaaaaaacgaaGGGAGGCTCGGCGACGTTCCGGAAACATTCCGAAGCGGGAGAGCAGGGTATGGCGCATTGTTAAGTAGGAATAATCCCATCACTCCGAAGGCCCCTCTTCAGTTCCAGGTCCTCAAGCTTTTTCcaaagctcttctctctctttctccttctttttctccctggcagaaatgagaggaaataCTAAATGATAAGAGAGATATTGGATGTGTCTTTTTGTGCCGGAGTGTGACAAAGCAGCTTGTCTATGTGTAAGcaggtaggggtgtgtgtgtgtgtttaagcatgTGAATCCATTCTCACCTCTGGCGATCTGACTTATAAGTGGCTGTGAGTTCGTCAAACAAAGTGCTATTCATTTCCATGAAGGCTTTGAGAACGTTGTACACTAAAGCTACTATCGCCCTGGGGAGGAAAACAGGACAGTATTCAGGAGGAGTTCTGACTGTGaatgaaagcaaacacagaggTGACGGTTGTGGAGAGTGGAGGAGTCCCTGGAGCAGTGACTTACGGGTTCCAGTGCTCTTTGGAGATGCGGTACAGACTGGCAAACATAATGGGCAGGATGACACTGGAGTTCTCCTCTATTAGACTCATAATGTACTCATTATTCCAGTAATACAGAGCTCTCTCTGCAACCTgcaaaacacccccccacacacaactTCAGCTTAACACCATCACTTACACAACATAGCCTGTGCAAACAATtccctacaaaacaaaaacactattTGATAAAACTGCTCAAAGTACAGAGACTGCAGCTCCTCTCTAAATTTCAGTGCCAGTGACACATCAGCTCCACATAGACAGAGCAGATGTCTTATTCCATGCTTTACGTGTATTCAAAGATTTATTTCATATTGCTTTCCTACTTAACTACATTAAAttcccaaattaaaaaaaactttcaatACACTGTTATCCGGCTAACTCAGGTGAACTTGTATATGTGACTTTGAGAAGAAACGACACGTTGAGAAGAAATAATGGGTTGAGAAGAAATGGCTGTGATAGGATGACCAGTCCTGGTTCTGACCTGGAAGTGCGGGCTGGACACACATCGGGAGATCTGTTTGAAAAGAGGCTCCTGGATCTTCACAAACTGCGTGGGCTCGATCACGTCCAGGATCTCCTCCAGCTCGCCAAGGAACATCACCTAGGCAACCACACCGAAACATAGGTCACTAAAACATTGTATTAAAACGAACTCATCtgccaaacagaaacagagcatTCTGTTAGGTCAGGCCATTGCACACGACAGTGAGTTCTCATCTCAGTTTACTCCTTACTAAAACTACTTAAATGTGTTTCTACAAAGGTCAAGGTTAAAGAGGTTAAACAGCTCAAGCAAAAGCATTGTCGAACACTCTGAACCTGGGCTGCATGTCTGGCCAGTGTACTGAGACAGCGTTAGTGAAAGCGGAGAAGAATCCGACCCTAATGAGTACGGTGTTTTGGCTCTTACATTGCAAGAGTTAACTGCTGTATTCAACTACCTGGACCTGTCTCCTAGTGCTTTCAGTACTCAGCTGGCACGCTATATTCTGTTAATCTTGgtaacaatattaaaaaaaaaatctccgcAGTGTCCCACAAGGTTCTATTCTTGGTCCTTTTACtatctttttaaacatttccacTTGTTTAGATGATCAGCACACATGGAGCCAAGCTGCACAATTCAACTTAAAACCTGTGCACATCTGCAATGTCATGTGACCACAACACAAATCCAATGATAAACTGGCCTTTCATGTCAAGTAGGCAAAGGGTAATTTCTTTAGAATTAAATGAAGGTAGCTCAGAAACCTCCCCTCCTGTTAGCGTATAATGGAACATACTTGTCTGGCGCTTCTGCTACACAGCCTTTGTAACGAGGTTTAAATAGCAGCTCAGTGCATCACGTATTCAGTACAAAGGActgagaaaaaatgttttgcagaAAATTGGCATGACAGATGTACAATGTGCACGATTCCACACCTTAAAATTGCCAAATTAACTCgcacagagatgttttttttttattttcatttgaagtaAAAGGTCAATCACCTCTTTTTGACTGCAGGTTTTTGGCCAGAATTTCAGCAAGCCCCTAATGACctggagaaacagaggacagagagagagaagaattcaGTGGTCAGACATTACTACAGTCAGGGTGTGATTCTGCGTGTGTGATAAAGGAGGACAGAAAAGGGTTAAAAGGAAAGAGCAATAAAGGTAATGAAGGAAGCTtactgagtcagagagaaagaaactgtgaATGCCAGTAAATTCATTAATTTTAAGTATCCAAATTACTCACTGGTTCTGTTAATGTTGGATCTTTCTCTAGGAACTGTACAATACAATAGGccaactgtaaaacaaaaacatacacaagcagtgttcaaatgcagtttcattacacgcacgcacacatgcacacacagaaatgtactcatttcatgcgcgcgcgcacacacacacacacacaaatatcttcTTGTGAAAACACAATATCCTAAAATAATTCcctcgtgtgtgcgtgtaaaaaGCTTTGTGAGAAACGGAATTGAATACTGGGGGTGAAGTAAACAAGTcatcttctcttcctttcccaCAGTTAAAGACAAGTACCTGAGattcttacacacacgcacacagagagagagagaaagagaaagagagaagttacCTGTGCatggaagagagacagacttctCACTGTGTGGAGGGGGATCAACACTTTAACCAAGAACTGTTTATGCTCTGCTTTCAACGGAAGAGCAAAGCCATTGATAatgctgagggagagagaagaaaggtaGAAAGGGAAAGTTTAGTTAGGGTGgtctctgtgaaaacagaggaTCAAAGAGCCAGACAGGACCAGTAAAATGCTAAAATGGACAATATGAGTCAGACAGTGAAGaattgaagtgtgtgtgaactgagtCACTGTGCATTACAGAGTGTACCCAGTGTgagacattcattttaaaaagctgcCGCGGCACAGCGCGTGGGAAATGCTGGGTGATATCTATATTGCAAACCAGCAGGATTTAACTGGGGAAACTTCACCAACTGAACACTTACCTGCCCAAAATCTCCAACAACTCGGCTACTCCATTGAAGTGCTCGGTTtcataaacaaaactaaaggaGGAacgaatgaaacagagagagggagacaggcagagggagagaggagagagatggaaatacAGGAgatggggtgagagagagagacacaggagaagtgagagacagacaatttacaatttagttattgtgacagggtgagagagagaaggttagCTGACTGTGGACATTTGTTTGAAACATTACATAATGAAGCACAGAGTAATCTTTTCTCACCGtagaaaaatattatttatctgttttcgTATAAAAGCCCTCAGCCCTAGGAATTTTCCGTAGATTCTGTGTAAGACTGTCTTCAGGTAGTCTCTCTCACGAGGATCCTCACTGTCAAAGAGCTCCAAGAGCTacagggagaggagacagaaacagagagagacagtagcaGAGAGAGCACACAGCTGTAAACACTGGCAGTCTTGAAAAGTCAACCAAACGTTACATTGTGTTTAGAGAGCTCTTAGAATAGCATTCAAGAAATGTAGGGAACTTCAAATAGAACTAACCTGTAAAACAAATTTCTGGTCTATGTACTTTTTGGCAATGCTGGGCTGGAATTCCTGACTCTCCAAGAACCGGATGAAGAATTCATACacaagctgagagagaaagacaaaattaGACAGGTCAGTAGGACAAAGGGCTCAAAGGGCgtgagaggtcaaaggtcacctacagcaacaaaacacagtACAAAAACCACTATGATGTAGGGTTGTTACTACAGTAATGGAGGTAAAAAGGGTTCGGGAGCaagcatgtgtgcgcgtgtgactctgtgtgtgtgtgtgtgtgtgtgtcagtctacgtgtgtgcgcgtctgcgtgtgtgcatgcgtgtaagagtttgtatgtgtgtgtgtttgtctgtgtgcgtgtgtctgagtgtgtgtgtacctgtaagTGGGGCCAAGAGGCCTCCAGAGTGGGCTCATCCTCCTCAGGATCAAACTCGTTACTCTCACTGGGTGGAAGGGTTCTGAATATGTTATACGACACCTGAAAAACACCAACCAATCATATTCGGCCCATCCCAGCACAGATTCAGTAcatatgtgcctgtgtgtgtgtgtttaaatggagAGTTTGGTTGTGGAGAGAGGTAAAGGCCGGGGTATTTCTGACCATGACAgcgtctgtttgtgtttgaatggtaCAGCCTTGACCAGACTAGACCTGCCGTGTTGCTTGTATAAACAAGTTATTTCTGACGCAGACAAAATCCATCCACGCTCCTCTCTAAATGCACATCGTAATGTTGTGAATGGAAATACAagtaaaacgtgtgtgtgtgtgtgtatactcaccATTTTGACAACCTCTGGGTAGGCCTGTTCCGTCAGGTAACCGCGGCTTACGGTGACGTAGTCCACCAGTTCATTGAGGGTGGAGCGTTTGTACTCCTTCATTTTGAGGTCAGACAGTGTGTCCATGAAGTCAAAGACTGTACAGCACTGCTGCAGCTTCTGCAAGAACAACTCCGGCTGCTCCGGGGTAGGAACgtctgcacacacgcacacacacacacacacacacacacacacatgatcaaataatatgaataattaGGCGATTAGGATAATAGGATAATTAAGCGAGCTCAGGAGAAAAGGATAGAAAAGTCTAATTCAACTCTGAAATAGTTCAGTTCACTCAGGAGAGACCTGTTTTGGGATGCAGAGCCCTATGTACACTGAAAAATCTTATTACAAGTCACATTACACATGTATACTGACAGAAATAAGTGCCATTCTCTAACCAAACCTCACCTCAGCCAAACCTCAACACACTGCTTTTCACATGTTTATCTCCATATCCATCTAACTCTGCCCTGGTTTAAAGTCAGAAACCACTATCCCTCACATGACTAAGGCCACACGcctgcagagaaaacacagggcaCAGAGTCAAATGGCTCAGCACAGTGTCATACAGCCCTGACCACGATGCATGATCCCTTAGACCACCTGGGCTGGAGTGGTCTGCTTCCCAACCTTGGCACAGTGACCGGCTGGGATCCATACCCATCGTTCTGAAGGCTTAAGCCATTCTGGCCCATCTTATATGGCCTAGTTCTGTTTTTCCTACATGCTGTCCTggttttgtgttctctctctctctctctctctctctcatatgtctctccctctctgtcctgagCGCCTATGCAAGACACCTGCTGCCGACCTTCACTGAGCCATGTGGTCACAGtcaagaggagaggagaggagagctgcTCTCCTGGACTGTGATGAATTAGTCTGTGAAtgtgctgtgttctgtctgtcactgaatTACTCCTTCCTTAGCTTCCCCTGTGACGCACTTGAAGCTTTAGTTTAATAGCAGGTTTGGATTTGTTTTATGGCTGGTTTGGATTTGTGGAGTGTTTCAGGACACTCTTGGTCACAAACCAAGTCTTTGTTGCTCTTCACTCAGGACAGATTCTATGGGTAGAGTTCAGAACAGTTCTCTTGGGGTTGCTGTTTCTGACAGTGAAAAGAATTAATTTATCCTTTACCAGTGGCAGGTtttattatgcttttttttttttaaatgttctgccCGTCGCCTGGCCCAACCCAACATGTAAAAATCAATGGCTGATGTGTTTTGGTTGGTAATAATCAAATGCTTCCATAAGGCTGATAGAGAATGTGATGGACCCAGCTGACGGAGATTTCCATCTGCATGTACTGACATTTTACTCTCCCCACACTCTTATTCTACAAACCCTAGAGCTCGTCaacttacaaataaaaatacctTTCAACAACCTGACCTCCCACCCGACCCCAGAAACCCACAAACCCAAAATCCACATGGTGAGCATTACTTCTGCTtactaataataaaatgtttcacaaaCCACAACATGATACAAATAAGCTCTGTAAAAAGCCACATGCACTCTGGGTGCTGAACAGGCCAACCCGTGGACAAATCTAACAATCTCAACAGTCATCAAACTTCACACAACTGCCCCTCACACCTGTGTACCCAGGCACTTTGGACGTATCAGTTTGACAAGGACATCTCAGACAGAGCTGTAATAAACTGCAGCGGAAAATGTGAACTGCTTccacacacagcatgaaaagTGTCAAAAAAGGCTGATTACTATACAATATTGATGAATGCAGCAGTGACTATGGCTGAACCAAGACAGCGCCTTTGTAAACGGCACTAAACAAGGGAGTAATTTTGCATCTCTAGCGCTGTCAGCTGGGTGATGCacatgtggtttgtgtttgttctgtaatTGGCTGTGGATAAAGGCATGTTTCAAATGAAGAAGTGCCACTGTTAATGTCTCTGTGTACAGGTCCTGTGATAAAGCATGTCTGATGTGTCACATAGTGACAGGACCAGGGCTGGGCAGTAAGGCCTTTCCTTCCTGCCACTCCCATTTCTGAACACTACAGGCtggtttatacttctgcgtagaaTCTAAGCTGTAGGTACAGCACAGGCATGGCATAGCCTCGTATCCTACGCCAGTGTTTCCCAAAACATGTGATGTGGCACACTGGAGTGCCATAAGAGCTGCCCTAGTTTGCTACAGGAAAAATccatattcagtttttttttttggtgttaataataatttaaatgactgaaattgCAAgctaatcaaatcaaatttcatgtcattatttctAAACTTAACTGACTATTCTAATTTTAAAAAACTGCATGTTTGCACCTCATCCATCTTGATACAGTCTTTATTAGTCAATCCTAGGATATTACAGCCTCGCACGCAGCACACCAACATAGCTGCATTCAATAGCAGCAAATATAGCCTACAGTTGTCCGCTAATAACTGCCATGCTGTATAGCCAAAAGgtacagaaagaaaatggacaGTTACTTAAAAAGGATGTCTGACCATCAACCTGACCCATTCCCCTCTCGTAGCgctgaacagaaaaagaaaattaaaccaCTGAGCAAGAGACAATACAATGATCAATTCTTGAGCTATGGGTTCACATTCACAGGAGATTCCTCTGCTCCTTGTTTGTGGggattttgtatgttttatgtcATGGTGGTGTCCTGTGAGATTTTTTCATAGTTAGTGTGCCGCGAGAGAAAAAAGCCTGATGCGCAACTACACGTTGCGGCGACGCAGATCGCAACtgattggtccgcttggtagCATCGCATTTCCTCCTACACCTTTTCCTAGTGTTTTGGCGATGTAACTGCAGAGAGACGCAGACATAGACATGCTCACAACAGCATGTGCTAAGGCGTAGGCTCTGTGTGGAGCctacatacaaatataaatcTGCCATAACACTTAACTCACACAGCTCCCAAACTCTGGCTTCGTGTCTAGGGTCAGATGTTTGTAATCCAAACCTGCATCCAAACTGTGGCTTGATGTGTAAGGTCAGACGTTCCAGACCTGTTTGAAATGACAGGCCAAGATCATAGCCtctttgacacattttttttatcagccccaatttcattctcactctcttcttttttttgtagtctTAACCTCACCCGTCTGTGTTAGTCTTCAGCTCTGAGTGTAGGCTGTAAATGACCTGTCAAAGGCAGCTAGTACTGTGTTGGGATTGGCAGGTAAAGTGCTTCATACAGcatggtgtgtgtctgaccaAGACACCAGCGGAGCAAGACTACATTTGTGTGTCCAGAGTGTGAAAACATGCCCAcctgtcatttttgtttctgaaaacaGCTTTATCAACAATGCCTTAGACTTAGTAAATCTGGGCATATGA
This sequence is a window from Chanos chanos chromosome 4, fChaCha1.1, whole genome shotgun sequence. Protein-coding genes within it:
- the ppp2r5eb gene encoding protein phosphatase 2, regulatory subunit B', epsilon: MSSAAATPPSVDKVDGFSRKSVRKAKQKRSQSSSQFRSQGKPIELAPLPLLKDVPTPEQPELFLQKLQQCCTVFDFMDTLSDLKMKEYKRSTLNELVDYVTVSRGYLTEQAYPEVVKMVSYNIFRTLPPSESNEFDPEEDEPTLEASWPHLQLVYEFFIRFLESQEFQPSIAKKYIDQKFVLQLLELFDSEDPRERDYLKTVLHRIYGKFLGLRAFIRKQINNIFLRFVYETEHFNGVAELLEILGSIINGFALPLKAEHKQFLVKVLIPLHTVRSLSLFHAQLAYCIVQFLEKDPTLTEPVIRGLLKFWPKTCSQKEVMFLGELEEILDVIEPTQFVKIQEPLFKQISRCVSSPHFQVAERALYYWNNEYIMSLIEENSSVILPIMFASLYRISKEHWNPAIVALVYNVLKAFMEMNSTLFDELTATYKSDRQREKKKEKEREELWKKLEDLELKRGLRSDGIIPT